A region from the Benincasa hispida cultivar B227 chromosome 12, ASM972705v1, whole genome shotgun sequence genome encodes:
- the LOC120068133 gene encoding uncharacterized protein LOC120068133 gives MDFFFFFFFFPFILTVSSSSSSMALVSHKLQSPHLLDLYIRDYTLKSLDNTIKTGTLHSVPLPENFSGIDVDTARFRCGSLRRYGASVKEFHLGVGVSLNPCAERIVIIRQNLGSNWSSIYFKNYRLTGYQLVSSILGILAYNSGNYSNSSSSSPVPFEVGISAGEKPITIDFRNSTRMGNVSGMRPICASFERDGRVTLAKEISPLICSVLRQGHFGLVVEEPEPVELRKKERPWKVAVGSSIGAAIGAFLLGLLLVAMFVRVKKRTRMDELEIRAYEEEALQVSMVGHVRAPTAAGTRTTPSIEHEYLPPSRRR, from the coding sequence AtggatttcttcttcttcttcttcttcttccctttcatTCTCACCGTTTCTTCATCGTCCTCATCAATGGCGTTGGTTTCTCACAAACTCCAATCGCCGCATCTCCTTGATCTTTACATAAGAGATTACACATTGAAATCCCTTGACAACACAATCAAAACAGGGACACTTCACAGCGTCCCATTACCGGAAAATTTCTCCGGCATCGATGTCGACACGGCGAGGTTCCGATGCGGTAGTTTACGGCGGTACGGTGCATCGGTGAAAGAATTCCATCTGGGTGTTGGCGTTTCTCTGAATCCATGTGCAGAGAGAATCGTAATCATCCGGCAAAATTTGGGCTCAAATTGGTCTTCGATTTACTTCAAAAACTATCGGTTAACTGGGTATCAATTAGTTTCTTCAATCTTGGGAATTTTGGCTTACAACTCTGGAAATTACAGTAATAGTTCAAGTTCATCCCCTGTTCCATTTGAAGTCGGAATTTCCGCCGGAGAAAAACCCATCACTATAGATTTCAGAAACTCGACGAGAATGGGAAATGTTTCGGGAATGAGGCCGATTTGTGCGAGTTTCGAGAGGGATGGGAGAGTTACATTAGCAAAGGAAATTTCGCCGTTGATTTGCTCTGTTTTGAGACAGGGGCATTTTGGGTTAGTGGTGGAAGAGCCAGAGCCGGTTGAGTTGAGGAAGAAGGAACGGCCGTGGAAGGTGGCGGTCGGGAGCTCGATTGGGGCGGCAATCGGAGCGTTTCTTTTGGGGTTGCTATTGGTGGCGATGTTTGTAAGAGTGAAGAAGAGGACGAGAATGGATGAGCTGGAAATTAGGGCTTATGAAGAGGAAGCTCTGCAAGTTTCCATGGTCGGACATGTGAGAGCTCCGACGGCTGCGGGGACTCGGACTACGCCGTCGATTGAACATGAGTATTTGCCGCCGTCTCGCCGGCGGTGA